A stretch of DNA from Mucilaginibacter daejeonensis:
AGACATCATTATTGTAGGTCAGCAGCCATGGGATGTTGAGATCGGCAGTAATTGTAAGAATATAGCACTCGAGTTCAGCAAGCATAACCGGGTATTATATGTAAACTCCCCTTTGGATCGTATCACCTTGCTGCGGCACAAGGATTCGCCCAACGTAAAAAAGCGGCTTGAGGTGATCAAAGGCAAGACCAACGGTTTAGTAAGGCTTGATGAGAACCTTTGGACCTACTACCCCGATGAGATGATCGAATCGGTGAATTGGATCAAGAACGATACTTTTTATACTTTCCTCAATAAATTGAATAACAAGCGTTTTGCCCGCAGTATCAAAAAGGCGGTCAAAGAATTGGGTTTTACCGATTACGTGCTGTTCAATGACAACGATATGTTCCGCAGCTTTTATTTGAAAGAGCTGTTGACCCCGGCCGTAAGCATTTACTACTCCCGCGATTTTATGCTGGCGGTAGACTACTGGAAGCTTCATGGCACCACCATGGAGCCCGAGCTGATCGCTAAAAGCGACCTGTGCGTGGCCAACTCCACCTACCTGGCCAATTACTGCAAACAATACAATAGTAATTCTTTCTATGTAGGTCAGGGTTGTGACCTAGATACCTTTACAGCGTATGATCAGCAAAAGCAGTTCCCTAAAGATGTGATGTATATTCCTAATCCGGTGATCGGTTACGTTGGGGCGCTGCAAAGTATAAGGCTTGATATGGAGCTGCTGCGCTACGTGGCCCGTCAACGACCGCATTGGAGCATCGTACTGGTAGGACCCGAAGATGGCGAGTTCGCTAAAAGTGATCTGCACAGTATCCCTAACATCCATTTCTTAGGCGCCAAGAACCCCGACCTGCTTCCGGCATACATCAGTGCTTTTGATGTATGTATCAATCCGCAGATCGTTAATCAGGTCACGATCGGTAATTACCCGCGTAAGATCGATGAGTATCTGGCTATGGGCAAACCAGTGGTGGCTACCCGCACCGAGGCCATGAGCGCTTTCGCTGATCATGTTTATCTGGGCGAGACCAAAGAGGATTACGTGCAACTGATCGACAAGGCACTTGCCGAGAACAGCGAGACGCTGAAACAGGAACGTATACGTTTTGCAGGCACGCACACCTGGACCAACAACGTGGCCGAGATCTATAGTGCTATTAAAAAAGTACTTCCCACGTATGCTTAACATTGCGGTAAATGGCCCTGATCAGTACAATGACGG
This window harbors:
- a CDS encoding glycosyltransferase, whose translation is MSNAIIQNKDIIIVGQQPWDVEIGSNCKNIALEFSKHNRVLYVNSPLDRITLLRHKDSPNVKKRLEVIKGKTNGLVRLDENLWTYYPDEMIESVNWIKNDTFYTFLNKLNNKRFARSIKKAVKELGFTDYVLFNDNDMFRSFYLKELLTPAVSIYYSRDFMLAVDYWKLHGTTMEPELIAKSDLCVANSTYLANYCKQYNSNSFYVGQGCDLDTFTAYDQQKQFPKDVMYIPNPVIGYVGALQSIRLDMELLRYVARQRPHWSIVLVGPEDGEFAKSDLHSIPNIHFLGAKNPDLLPAYISAFDVCINPQIVNQVTIGNYPRKIDEYLAMGKPVVATRTEAMSAFADHVYLGETKEDYVQLIDKALAENSETLKQERIRFAGTHTWTNNVAEIYSAIKKVLPTYA